The Tetrapisispora phaffii CBS 4417 chromosome 16, complete genome genomic sequence GTGAGGCGATGAGGGATATTTTCCAGGAATACTTGAGACAGGAAAGATATCTCGATTCGAAACCAACTACAAGGTAAGCTCAATGCAAGAACGGATGGCGTGTAGCCTGGAACAGAATCCCAAAGCTCATCCAGATGGTATAATACCTACATTCAGAAAGTGTGTTTGGTGTCTTTGCCAACTTTGAGATTTTTCAAACAGATTATTCTATGGCTTCTCATCACAAGAGTCTGTGTCAATTAGTTTACAGTGTAGTGCACGTTTTCAAGTAAGGTTAAGGATTGTGTTGTCAACGTAAATGCCTTGTTTCTACTATATGGTTGTCTCCCATGTGAttgctttctttttttgtattataGAGATAGGACTTTGTACAGTTTATACAATTATATACTCTTCGTCGTCTTCGATGGATGTACATTTAGTTATCTTGTATGAGCTGCTATCGGCATCGGTTCTCTTGCCTGATAGGACTTTTATAATGTTTGAATGTTTAATTGTGGACTTGAATTTGTTCCAATCTGCTTTGTTGTTCTTGACTAGAAAGCCAATTATCATCGACGGATCCAAGTTAAACATTTCCAGTTCGTTGAATTCCGTTGAATGGTACGTTGAGTAGTCATTATCTGTTGTGAAGTTGTTTGGCTTATGAGGGTCGAAATAGAGTATTCTGTCGTGGGTGTTGTTGTATCCAAAGAAAAATAGTGACGATTTTGGTTGTCCTCCAGAGATGCCACATGTGTacttattatttgttatatCTTTGATGTCCTGGCCATATTTTTCTATGTTTATTGTGTTGATCCCGAGCTTGATTCCAAATAACAATAGTAtatgttgttgttttgtGTTTGCCGGTGGCTCTGAGTCATCCAACTCATCTAACACGTCTTGTTCGTATATATCCCCAGATGATATCGATACTATACATTTCTTAATACCGTGATCgttattgttttcaatCAACTTCTCGATTATCTGAATTGTGATACTGGGGGAAAACCATTCCCCTACCTTCActaaatttaaatctttaCCTACAGTAATGAAATTATGGATTGAAAATGGATTTTTGGTCTCATCAACAAATAACTCTATGATCTCACTACATGGAGTGCCCTTATTAGTTCTTTGCAGTGCGTTGGCCAGCAACGTCTGTCCTGTTCGAATCATACACCCCCATCCTATGTCACTTGTAAAACAGTGGGAATTGAACAGCAAGTTCTCAATAGAGTTGTAAAAATTATCTCTTAAAAGATTCTTTATATTCAGAGGAGATGGTCCATCATCATCCTTTACTATAGGCTCAAATCTTGTCCTGTATGTCATTTGAATCAATCTACTAACCGCATTTTCAAACTCTTTCTTGTGTAAGTCATTATCTACTACATAAACGTCTCCCAGAACACTATACTTAACTACACCCACTGTATCATCATTTTGTGCCATAATAATATAGTTTTACTGTAAAACTacaactatatatatgtattctGACTTAATTCCACTCAAATGCTCTAGTTTGTGGAAGTCTCTTGGAAGTATCTAGTATTGACAGGTTTGCACATGCAAAACTTGTGATTTCTAAATCTCGTTAATCAAAAACTTTAATAAGTCTGTCGTTATGCTATATAGACAGAGATGTTCCGTAGCGCTTAATATTGTAACTGTTTGATACCTGATAAGAAGAGCAACCTATGTTTGAATCATTGTATAATCTTAAATCATAccttatttatatacatttttaATGGCATCGCGGCTGCTTAAGATTTACGaatacaaaaatgaaacCATCTACTTAAAAGCTAATACAATTTATAAAGTAGTATTTCAGTCTAAAGTATGTGTTCTTTTCAGGGAATAAACTACAGAACAGTAAATATTATCTAGTCGTAACAGCATGGCAAAAAGACATAAGCACTACGATAACAGACATAAAAAGAGCAAGAAGAAGAGTGGTGGCAAACCCAGTGGTAAGGTTAAAAGTACTGCTTCACATGGGAAGAAGAAAACGACTGCCGGTAGAGGTGATGGTAGTTGGGTAGATTCTTCTGTACCTGGAGGCTCGGTTGACTTTGGAATGAACTTCGATAAATCAGTACAGAATCACTACTTTGGGaattctaaaaataaaaatagacACAACAGACTGAGGGACGGTGTTTTCAGACCTGGTTATAACAGAGACTCTGAGGACTCTTATTTTGAGAACTCGTCTTTCAGAAAGAGACCTATGGTTTTTGTTAAGTCTGACTGCGATTGGAATTCTGCAGATGCCAAATTGAAACgtttaattaaaatcaataacaaaaaaacaaaaaataattttaaagacTTATATGAATCTGACGAGTTAGAAAACTCTAgtgaaaatgatttaactGAAGATATACAGCTAGACAACAATCATGCGAAAACTGTTGTATCACATGAAGAAACGAGTGACAGCGAAGACATTCTTGAAGGGCAAATTTCGATCGAAGATGTCGCGGATACTGAGCCTGAGACttctgataataatgatattcaACAGCTAGACAATGATGACTTATACTTTGTCGATGACGATCCCGAACCAATGCAAAAACCAGTGAAGTCAGTTCATGTCGAAGAACCTGTTTTTTCCAAGACTCCATCGGCTCCCTTAGCTGTTTCTTTTGATCCAATATTAACAGTTGGTAAAGTTGAGTTGAAAGTCAGTGAGAATGAGGACTCCGGCAAGGTAACCACCGATATCCATCCAGCCAAGGCTTACCATCCCTTTAGAGACTATATTTCTAATGTCATGGATAATATGGAGACAATGTTCAGTGACGAAGACGAATTTATGGAAGATGATATGGATTACGAAATTATGTATGATGAAATGAAATCCCAACAGGAGTCCTCTGTGTTTTCACAAGCAAAAGACATAGTGACAAACATAGAGAACCTGAATATTTCTGAATCAACCAATAGTATCAATAATAGGGTCAAGGAAGAAATTATAGAAGGGGAAACAGAAGAGATTATAGAAGTGAAGAAAGAACCTGAATATCCAGAATTTGGATTCTGTGAAGAAGATTTTGCGGTCAACACAAGCGACCTTACCGTTAGCAATATACGATTTGGAGCCCAATCCAATTCTTACTATTTTCAAGCATACAAACTATTTGGTGATTATGATTCTCGATGGGCAGACCAGGATATTCTGGTCGACTTTATTCTTGAAACAATGGGCCTTCCGGAACATAGGCTAAATGCCTTTTTAGATTATATAAGAAATTGTGTAGTACCTGATGAGGAACCTTCAGAGCCAAACTTTGATGATATGCCTTTTTCAGACACCAgcgaagaagaagaatccGATGACAGTGACAATGAAGAGTTGACTGATGACCGATTAGAAGGCGTAGACGATCTAGTGTATTATTCTATGAAGTATGGGAATCAACGTAATATTGAGTATGAGACAAAAAGTATACAGACAACAGGCAAGGGAACGAAGAAAAAACTGTTGATCAGAGACGATATGGCGATGGACAATGAGACgatcaatgaattacaAAGTAAGTTATGCACTAGACTTTCGAACAAAgcaaagaagaagaaatcaaaACTAGATTTCATCGAACAAGAGCATGCGATTTCCGAGGATCTGTATAAAAAATATCCGTTGGGCCTTCACATATTAAACATCAAGgatgaatttgataacTACTACAACGATAAGAACAAGAAATCGCTGATTTTCCCTCCTCTAGATCCGCATGGCAATAAGACAATTCGCAACATTGCCAAATACTATTCCATGAAGACCACAAAGATTGGTAGCGGTCGGAATGTGCATATGGCAGTGCAAAAACTCAAGATCACTTATCGAAGAACTCCAAATTACAATATAATCAACAACATCACAGAGCAACGGCCTATATTCTTGCGGTTCGACGTCGATAAACCGCAAAAGGAGCATAAACGCACGGAGACGATCCGTTTATCGAAGTTCCGGAAAGCCCATGGTGTCAAACAGGGCAACTTCACAGTGAAGGAAGGCGAACTGGTGGGCGAGCATGCACCAGAACTAGGTCACGACAACATTGGTATGCGCATGCTAATGAAGCTTGGGTGGAACAAAGGCGAAGGTCTAGGAACCATGGGCCTGGGCATCTCCGAGCCCGTTCTTGCGACGGTCAAGACCTCCAAGAAAGGTCTTGGACACCAGGACGCCAGCACCAACAGCGCCCGAAGCATCGGCACCGACTGAGCGCAACATACATTTAGTACCTTACATTACATAGACGCCTCCAGTAACACATTTCTTAGCACACCTTACATAGATACCAAATCCGACAACCAGCATCCACTACGCCCTCACTGCGGCCTTCCGCGGAAATAACAGCGCAAACCACAGCAAACCACCGCCCGTTCCGCGGGCCAACGCGCGCAAACgaaaaactgaaaaatcGAAATTCCGAAATACTGAAATTTCGAAATGTCTCGAGGCCCTCGAGACACACCATTAGAGTTTCGACGACCTCTGCTTCGCAGAGGTCGTCCATTCTTACTGAACATCGTCACATGGAGAGCTGTCAGTTGTCGC encodes the following:
- the ATG4 gene encoding cysteine protease ATG4 (similar to Saccharomyces cerevisiae ATG4 (YNL223W); ancestral locus Anc_2.18) — encoded protein: MAQNDDTVGVVKYSVLGDVYVVDNDLHKKEFENAVSRLIQMTYRTRFEPIVKDDDGPSPLNIKNLLRDNFYNSIENLLFNSHCFTSDIGWGCMIRTGQTLLANALQRTNKGTPCSEIIELFVDETKNPFSIHNFITVGKDLNLVKVGEWFSPSITIQIIEKLIENNNDHGIKKCIVSISSGDIYEQDVLDELDDSEPPANTKQQHILLLFGIKLGINTINIEKYGQDIKDITNNKYTCGISGGQPKSSLFFFGYNNTHDRILYFDPHKPNNFTTDNDYSTYHSTEFNELEMFNLDPSMIIGFLVKNNKADWNKFKSTIKHSNIIKVLSGKRTDADSSSYKITKCTSIEDDEEYIIV
- the SQS1 gene encoding Sqs1p (similar to Saccharomyces cerevisiae SQS1 (YNL224C); ancestral locus Anc_2.17) — encoded protein: MAKRHKHYDNRHKKSKKKSGGKPSGKVKSTASHGKKKTTAGRGDGSWVDSSVPGGSVDFGMNFDKSVQNHYFGNSKNKNRHNRLRDGVFRPGYNRDSEDSYFENSSFRKRPMVFVKSDCDWNSADAKLKRLIKINNKKTKNNFKDLYESDELENSSENDLTEDIQLDNNHAKTVVSHEETSDSEDILEGQISIEDVADTEPETSDNNDIQQLDNDDLYFVDDDPEPMQKPVKSVHVEEPVFSKTPSAPLAVSFDPILTVGKVELKVSENEDSGKVTTDIHPAKAYHPFRDYISNVMDNMETMFSDEDEFMEDDMDYEIMYDEMKSQQESSVFSQAKDIVTNIENLNISESTNSINNRVKEEIIEGETEEIIEVKKEPEYPEFGFCEEDFAVNTSDLTVSNIRFGAQSNSYYFQAYKLFGDYDSRWADQDILVDFILETMGLPEHRLNAFLDYIRNCVVPDEEPSEPNFDDMPFSDTSEEEESDDSDNEELTDDRLEGVDDLVYYSMKYGNQRNIEYETKSIQTTGKGTKKKLLIRDDMAMDNETINELQSKLCTRLSNKAKKKKSKLDFIEQEHAISEDLYKKYPLGLHILNIKDEFDNYYNDKNKKSLIFPPLDPHGNKTIRNIAKYYSMKTTKIGSGRNVHMAVQKLKITYRRTPNYNIINNITEQRPIFLRFDVDKPQKEHKRTETIRLSKFRKAHGVKQGNFTVKEGELVGEHAPELGHDNIGMRMLMKLGWNKGEGLGTMGLGISEPVLATVKTSKKGLGHQDASTNSARSIGTD